The following DNA comes from Geobacter sp..
GGCCATGTGCTGGATCATTACAATACACAGCACTGAATCAACTTGTCAATTATTACAAACTGCAAATGCAACTCTCTCACACGAGAGCATCACGTTGGGCACTTTCATCTCCATCTCCTTGTCCGGGACAAGAATATGTCATGGAATGCATATGGAGAAGTCGGAATACTGTCAAGAAAATGGGAGTCTGGCCGGCGATTGATGCTTTTCATCGAAATGTAGATTTTAGGGGGCATTTTTCGGAACAGGGCATGGAGGAAAGAGTAACGTGAGAGGGTCCTGCGTAAAAATAGAGGCAACGTGGATGGTTGCGCAAAAACAGAAAGGCCCCCATTTCCAATCCGGAGGCCTGTGCTGTCTATATGAAGGTATGTAGTTGTAAATGGTGCCTAGGGACGGAGTCGAACCGCCGACACGTGGATTTTCAGTCCACTGCTCTACCGACTGAGCTACCTAGGCAGAAAGGTCATCTTTATAATCCGAAAACGGTCCGCTGTCAATACCCTAATTGACCTTGCCGCAAACTGTCTATGCCCGCGAGATGAAGCGGCCGTCCCTGGTGTCGACCTTGATCCGGTCTCCGGTCTCCAGGTAAGGGGGGACCTGCAGCTTCAGGCCGGTTTCCAGAACCGCCTCCTTGGTCTGGGCCGTGGCCGTGGCATTCCTGATGACCGGCGGGGTGTCGGTCACGGTCAGTTCCACGGTCTGCGGCGGGTCGGCGCTGACCATCCGCCCCTCGAACAGGCCCAAGGTCATCTCGGTCCCCTCCAGGAGAAAGGGGGAGATGAGCGAGAAGGCCTCGGCGTCCATCTCGAACTGCTCGTAGGTCTCCAGGTCCATGAAGACGCCGCGGTCGCCGTCGGCGTAGAGAAACTGCCCCTTGTGCCGCTCGAAATCGGCTTCGTCCACCTTGTCGCCGGACCGGAAGGTCTTGTCCAGCACCTGGGAGGTGAGCAGGTTGCGGTAGCGGGTCTTGACCATGGTGTTGGCCCCCCGTGCGGAGGGGGACTGGAAGTGGACGTCGATGATGACGCAGGGGGCGCCATCCAGCTGGATGATCAGGCCCCGCTTGAAATCGGATGTGGTTAGCATGGTATCTCTCCAAACATGAAATTGTCCCTTTTTAACAGAAAAATGTGCTAAAAACAACCGTTGCCGGAAACAGGAGGGGCCATGAAGATAGAAACCGAGACCATCAAGCTGGATAGTTTTCTCAAGGCGGTGAATGCCGTCTCCTCGGGTGGGGAGGCCAAGCTGCTGATCCAGGAAGGGATGGTCATGGTCAACGGCGCAGTGGCCCTGGAGCGTGGCAGGAAACTGCGCCCCGGCGACCGGGTCCGGCTGGGGGATGAGGAGTTCCTGGTGGAGTAAGGCAACATTTTGGCATCCGCCGACGCACAAAGGCCCACGGTTTCCCGCGGGCCTTTTCATTTCCGGTATTGGATATTTTTAGAAGTTGCCGCTTTTGAGCAGTTTTGCCACTTCGGTGGCGTGGTAGGTGAGGATCAGGTCGGCGCCGGCCCGCTTGAAGGAGAGCATGGTCTCCATGATGACCCGTTCCTCGTCGATCCAGCCCATCTTGCCGGCGGCCTTGATCATGCTGTATTCGCCCGAGACGTTGTAGGCAGCCACCGG
Coding sequences within:
- a CDS encoding elongation factor P gives rise to the protein MLTTSDFKRGLIIQLDGAPCVIIDVHFQSPSARGANTMVKTRYRNLLTSQVLDKTFRSGDKVDEADFERHKGQFLYADGDRGVFMDLETYEQFEMDAEAFSLISPFLLEGTEMTLGLFEGRMVSADPPQTVELTVTDTPPVIRNATATAQTKEAVLETGLKLQVPPYLETGDRIKVDTRDGRFISRA
- a CDS encoding RNA-binding protein — encoded protein: MKIETETIKLDSFLKAVNAVSSGGEAKLLIQEGMVMVNGAVALERGRKLRPGDRVRLGDEEFLVE